A portion of the Girardinichthys multiradiatus isolate DD_20200921_A chromosome 23, DD_fGirMul_XY1, whole genome shotgun sequence genome contains these proteins:
- the ints5 gene encoding integrator complex subunit 5 produces the protein MSVVFDGSPVKAMQSSHSHTGRTALSAQELSQEIKSFISGVDALQGRKLSVREHARCAVRLLRSVPACRGAVLEHLRGVYDEHVSTFLHNLETEGNASSGASSNLEDIIQEVHGVLSEFIRLNPRAWAPLVSTWAVDLLGQLSSKHAGRRVAPHSSSLNELLQLWMSCAATRSLMEAYSQCLAAMLAWCPDACVDALLDTSVKHSPHFDWVVAHIGSAFPGTIISRVLACGLKDFCSHGGKDQGLLVEKGSRVPKIGSVVGILGHLAAHHSDSIRKELLRMFQESLTPSTPLSPTSSSTSWEASPQLRRAAVPFLLQLAAMSPNLFGAVSSELVEMLRPPVLLQLQALLQGLPREELDNMLGLAVHLISQSPTGGARVLKFLADTATPASVIISGPTPSPHEGVREGCDRLLQMLLLHLHKLVFNRSDGAEVSPLSSASSQPQRVTPFLEELRSHVGQLCAETLRLERKRHLWLHQLLCLLSVYGGPSVATETLCQLLTQARNPEELALAWQLHTMLSSCMAGLIPAAVAHCVAQIHTHTLGPRQLRQLLLNLAAAIQSQDEERKGAAGAHFSMAVQIGSAISGHLHDFGPLLLHGNTGVSHAAVRLLSCSPLPRTSSPAHLLLLSRAAVTHFFLALRRRGDAKKVGRDVGQTGEAVSCSVLLLSRFAAYSPLTLKAILQQLVEGALHKGNADLFGGQIADMSGAPVASPSVSPDLGASLLDINCRFGTTVNFSGSVWSVFHAGVIGKGLKVRTAANLPDPSAVIQNIQTLLAVIVQCCSSSSFNGSQSPSDPDEPQPINAEAAKVVAVTLVENVCPDVANGELSWPPEEHARTTVERDIYIRRCFEAHPILFPLLQVVAAGRPALCYCSAVLRGLLATLLSHWEGSRDALSTDSPWHLQASCLLVSCMGEGQLLPPVLANVHEAFAHLTPFEVRLLLLAVWEYVRGNGPLPQKFVFSSDKCMFCRDFSRDGDVSRYVAPIHSVLHKNVDRLGHLCWRFQL, from the exons ATGTCTGTGGTTTTCGACGGGAGTCCAGTGAAAGCGATGCAGAGCTCTCATAGCCACACAGGTCGGACTGCTCTGAG TGCCCAGGAACTCTCCCAGGAGATCAAGTCTTTCATCAGTGGCGTCGATGCCCTTCAGGGTCGGAAGCTCAGTGTCAGGGAGCACGCCCGGTGCGCTGTGCGGTTGCTGCGATCGGTCCCTGCCTGCAGGGGCGCCGTGCTGGAGCATCTGAGGGGCGTGTATGATGAGCACGTGTCCACGTTTCTTCACAACCTGGAGACGGAGGGAAATGCCAGCTCTGGAGCGTCCTCCAACCTGGAGGACATCATTCAG GAGGTTCATGGCGTCCTGTCAGAGTTCATCCGTCTCAACCCGCGAGCCTGGGCACCGCTGGTGTCTACCTGGGCTGTGGACCTTCTGGGCCAGCTGAGCAGTAAGCACGCAGGCCGCAGGGTGGCCCCCCACTCCTCCAGCCTCAatgagctgctgcagctctggATGTCCTGCGCTGCCACCAGGTCCCTCATGGAGGCCTACTCCCAGTGTCTGGCTGCCATGCTAGCCTGGTGCCCCGACGCCTGCGTTGATGCACTGCTGGACACATCGGTTAAACACTCACCTCATTTTGACTGGGTGGTGGCTCATATCGGCTCCGCCTTCCCAGGAACCATCATCAGCAGAGTGCTGGCCTGTGGGCTGAAGGACTTCTGCTCCCATGGGGGCAAGGATCAGGGACTTCTGGTGGAGAAAGGCAGCAGGGTGCCGAAGATTGGCTCCGTAGTCGGAATCCTTGGGCATCTTGCAGCTCACCACTCTGACAGCATCAGGAAGGAGCTGCTCAGAATGTTTCAGGAGAGCTTGACTCCATCCACCCCTCTTTCTCCCACTTCCTCCTCAACATCTTGGGAGGCATCCCCTCAGCTTCGGCGTGCCGCTGTGCCGTTCCTGCTGCAGCTCGCTGCCATGTCCCCTAACCTGTTTGGTGCTGTGTCTTCAGAGCTGGTGGAGATGTTGCGCCCTCCGGTCCTGCTCCAGCTGCAGGCTCTGCTGCAGGGCCTCCCCCGAGAGGAGCTGGATAACATGCTGGGGCTGGCCGTCCACCTCATCAGCCAGAGTCCAACAGGGGGTGCCCGGGTGCTCAAATTCCTGGCAGACACGGCAACACCTGCTTCAGTCATCATCTCTGGTCCTACACCATCTCCTCACGAAGGAGTCAGAGAAGGTTGTGACCGCCTCCTCCAGATGCTGCTCCTGCATCTTCACAAACTCGTCTTCAACCGCTCAGATGGGGCAGAGGTCAGCCCTCTCAGTTCAGCCTCCTCTCAGCCACAGAGGGTCACCCCTTTCCTGGAGGAGCTGCGTTCACATGTCGGTCAGCTGTGTGCAGAGACACTGCGCTTGGAAAGGAAGCGCCACCTCTGGCTGCATCAGCTGCTGTGCCTTCTGTCAGTGTACGGGGGTCCTAGCGTAGCCACCGAGACCCTGTGCCAGCTTCTTACCCAGGCCCGAAACCCAGAGGAGTTGGCTCTGGCCTGGCAGCTCCACACAATGCTTTCCTCCTGCATGGCTGGGCTTATTCCTGCCGCAGTGGCTCACTGTGTGGCTCAGATTCATACACACACGCTGGGGCCCCGTCAGCTTCGGCAGCTGCTGCTCAACTTGGCTGCCGCCATCCAGAGCCAggatgaagaaaggaaaggagcAGCAGGAGCTCATTTTTCCATGGCCGTCCAGATTGGCTCAGCGATCTCTGGACACCTCCACGATTTTGGCCCTCTTCTCCTCCACGGCAACACAGGTGTGTCTCACGCCGCTGTGCGCCTCCTCTCCTGCAGCCCGCTCCCTCGCACCTCCTCCCCTGCACACCTGCTCCTGCTATCCCGAGCTGCCGTCACTCATTTCTTCCTGGCGCTGCGGAGGAGAGGGGACGCAAAGAAGGTGGGCAGAGACGTGGGGCAGACCGGTGAGGCCGTGAGCTGTTCAGTTCTGCTCCTGTCCCGGTTTGCAGCCTACTCCCCTCTCACTCTGAAAGCGATCCTTCAGCAGCTGGTGGAGGGGGCGCTGCACAAAGGCAACGCTGACCTGTTCGGCGGGCAAATCGCTGACATGTCTGGAGCTCCTGTGGCTTCACCGTCTGTGTCCCCTGACCTGGGAGCCTCTCTGCTGGACATTAACTGTCGGTTCGGTACCACAGTGAATTTTTCCGGCAGCGTGTGGTCAGTGTTCCATGCCGGAGTGATTGGAAAGGGACTAAAGGTTCGCACTGCTGCAAACCTACCTGATCCATCAGCAGTCATCCAG aacatCCAGACTCTACTGGCTGTTATAGTCCAGTGCTGCAGTTCGTCCAGCTTCAACGGCTCACAGTCGCCGTCTGATCCCGACGAGCCGCAACCCATCAACGCAGAGGCAGCTAAAGTCGTTGCAGTCACGCTGGTGGAAAACGTCTGTCCAGACGTGGCCAACGGGGAGCTGTCCTGGCCCCCTGAGGAGCATGCCCGCACCACCGTGGAGCGAGACATATACATCAGACGGTGCTTTGAGGCCCATCCAATCCTCTTCCCCCTGCTTCAGGTGGTGGCGGCTGGACGCCCGGCTCTTTGCTATTGCTCAGCTGTGCTCAGAGGCCTCCTGGCCACTCTCCTATCCCACTGGGAGGGTTCCCGCGATGCTTTGTCCACTGACTCTCCCTGGCATCTGCAGGCCTCCTGCCTACTGGTGTCCTGCATGGGAGAAGGCCAGCTCCTGCCACCTGTGCTGGCCAACGTCCACGAGGCCTTTGCCCATCTGACTCCGTTCGAGGTGAGGCTCCTGCTCCTGGCTGTGTGGGAATACGTAAGGGGCAACGGGCCGCTGCCCCAGAagtttgttttcagttcagaCAAATGCATGTTCTGCAGGGATTTCTCACGGGACGGGGATGTGTCCAGATATGTGGCACCGATCCACAGCGTCCTGCATAAAAACGTTGACAGACTGGGACACCTGTGCTGGCGGTTTCAGCTCTGA
- the LOC124859960 gene encoding phospholipase A and acyltransferase 3-like, which produces MAPTLYDEKPKPGDLIEIFRGSYQHWAVYVGDGFVVHLAPPSEVPGAGNSSMMSVLYDKAVVKKEELWDVVGTNKWEINNSLDNNYIPRPAYVIVHDACNMVGLELPYCIIRGNCEHFVNELRYGKAESRQVQKAGEVVLAAGAAAVVGFGLIALGRAVFGGSKNENDNIQ; this is translated from the exons ATGGCTCCAACACTG TATGATGAGAAACCAAAGCCAGGGGACCTGATTGAGATCTTCCGTGGCTCTTATCAGCACTGGGCTGTTTATGTGGGTGATGGCTTCGTCGTTCACTTGGCACCACCCT CTGAAGTCCCTGGTGCAGGAAACAGCAGTATGATGTCCGTCCTGTACGACAAGGCAGTTGTTAAGAAGGAGGAGCTCTGGGATGTGGTGGGAACAAACAAGTGGGAGATAAACAACAGTCTGGACAATAACTACATACCCCGTCCAGCTTATGTTATTGTGCATGATGCCTGTAATATGGTTGGTTTGGAGCTGCCGTACTGCATCATCAGGGGAAACTGCGAGCACTTTGTCAACGAACTGCGCTATGGCAAGGCAGAGTCCCGGCAG GTGCAGAAGGCCGGTGAGGTTGTACTTGCGGCTGGTGCAGCTGCAGTTGTGGGTTTCGGTCTCATCGCTCTGGGTAGAGCTGTGTTTGGAGGcagcaaaaatgaaaatgacaaCATCCAGTGA